A part of Prolixibacteraceae bacterium genomic DNA contains:
- a CDS encoding copper homeostasis protein CutC, translating into MIKEVCVESFQEALKAEALGASRIELCENLHVGGTTPSYGTIAMCKRHLKIPFFVMIRPRGGDFIYSDLELQIMKKDIKVCKELGADGVVFGVLRGDHEIHTTAVRELCELSGNMSVTFHKAIDTCPRPDLAIKHIKMIGMVDRVLSSGGKETALEGAEMLNKMRQASQQAPIVIVAGKVTKENLEEIKKAVPAKEFHGRRLVGDISK; encoded by the coding sequence ATGATAAAAGAAGTATGTGTTGAAAGTTTCCAAGAAGCGCTCAAGGCAGAGGCTTTGGGTGCATCAAGAATTGAATTATGTGAGAACCTACATGTGGGAGGAACGACCCCCTCGTATGGTACAATTGCGATGTGTAAAAGACACCTTAAGATTCCATTTTTTGTAATGATACGCCCTAGAGGTGGTGACTTTATATACTCGGATCTCGAGCTTCAGATTATGAAGAAAGATATCAAAGTGTGTAAAGAGCTAGGAGCAGATGGGGTGGTGTTTGGAGTGTTACGAGGTGACCATGAAATACACACTACTGCTGTAAGAGAACTATGTGAACTTTCTGGTAACATGTCAGTGACATTTCACAAGGCCATAGATACATGTCCACGACCAGACCTAGCCATCAAACATATTAAGATGATTGGCATGGTAGATCGGGTTCTCTCTTCAGGAGGGAAAGAGACGGCCTTAGAGGGGGCTGAAATGCTAAATAAGATGAGGCAAGCTTCCCAACAAGCTCCTATCGTGATTGTTGCAGGCAAGGTTACCAAAGAGAATCTTGAAGAGATAAAAAAAGCAGTCCCAGCCAAAGAGTTTCATGGAAGAAGATTGGTAGGAGATATATCAAAGTAA
- a CDS encoding NAD(P)/FAD-dependent oxidoreductase, which translates to MQQENIEHFDLVVIGSGPAGFAAAMRAVDFNKKVAIVEAKHMGGAGVYNGALTSKTMWELSADFAVASAVNRGYRASHLTVDYKEVKKTVVKAAKTKQYQMLSQIETFAYNEDHPEKGSLTLYRGHAQFSDPHHIDIKLLGEDGNVMIHGDYFIVATGSRPRQHPVLVTDGKQIVNSDELLNLKKFPERMLIVGSGIIGCEFATIFSNFNRTEVHLLDRAHRVIPFEDTDVSDFVSEGLEKNGVHIHHTANFRSVKKKKDSLDVVLDYEDGHSRVIEVDVILVSIGRIPNTDHLCLENTGIVPSERGFLDVNNKCALDEFLKCHIFAAGDITGNKALYCVAEDQGRHIVEAIWANVDYPLDYSHLPTLMFFKPELASVGMNESQLRERKIPYKAAYYSNTLVNRAIAMQNTRGFVKIMISDDGKNKILGMRASGPQASAFITSFAYLLNQDLTVEEVLKNTHPHPSVTEGIQECLRLLMGMSIYKPEVFPDEIKVKEWRP; encoded by the coding sequence ATGCAACAAGAGAATATAGAACATTTTGACTTAGTTGTGATCGGAAGTGGCCCTGCTGGCTTTGCTGCAGCAATGAGAGCCGTGGATTTCAATAAAAAAGTAGCAATTGTCGAGGCAAAGCATATGGGAGGAGCTGGTGTTTATAATGGTGCACTAACTTCTAAAACGATGTGGGAACTATCCGCCGATTTTGCTGTCGCATCTGCAGTCAATAGAGGTTATCGTGCATCACATCTAACTGTAGACTATAAAGAAGTAAAAAAAACGGTCGTAAAAGCTGCTAAGACAAAGCAATATCAGATGCTTTCACAAATAGAAACTTTTGCATACAATGAGGATCATCCTGAGAAAGGTAGTTTAACCCTATATCGTGGACATGCTCAATTTTCTGACCCCCACCATATTGATATCAAACTATTGGGTGAAGATGGAAATGTGATGATCCATGGTGATTACTTTATTGTTGCAACAGGATCACGACCTAGACAACATCCTGTTCTGGTCACCGATGGAAAACAAATAGTGAACTCTGATGAACTATTAAACCTAAAGAAATTTCCAGAGCGAATGCTTATTGTTGGATCAGGTATCATTGGTTGTGAGTTTGCAACGATATTCTCAAACTTTAATCGAACGGAAGTTCACCTTTTAGATAGAGCCCATCGCGTAATACCTTTTGAAGACACTGATGTAAGTGACTTTGTCTCTGAGGGACTTGAGAAAAATGGAGTTCATATTCATCATACTGCCAACTTTAGGTCTGTTAAAAAGAAAAAAGATTCATTAGATGTTGTATTAGATTATGAGGATGGACATAGCCGTGTTATCGAAGTGGATGTAATACTAGTGAGCATTGGACGTATTCCGAATACAGATCATCTTTGTCTAGAAAATACTGGAATTGTTCCTTCTGAAAGAGGATTTTTAGATGTAAACAACAAATGTGCATTAGACGAATTCTTGAAATGTCACATCTTTGCTGCTGGTGACATTACCGGTAATAAGGCATTATACTGTGTAGCCGAAGATCAGGGACGTCATATCGTAGAGGCTATATGGGCGAATGTGGATTATCCTCTAGACTATAGCCATCTCCCAACATTGATGTTCTTTAAGCCAGAATTAGCATCAGTAGGAATGAACGAGTCTCAACTGAGAGAACGAAAGATCCCTTATAAAGCCGCTTATTATTCAAACACACTTGTGAATAGAGCTATTGCGATGCAAAATACTCGCGGTTTTGTGAAAATAATGATCTCCGATGATGGAAAAAATAAGATATTAGGAATGCGTGCTAGTGGCCCACAAGCATCTGCTTTCATCACATCGTTTGCTTACCTACTTAATCAAGATCTAACTGTGGAGGAAGTTCTCAAGAATACACATCCTCATCCAAGTGTTACTGAAGGTATCCAGGAATGTTTGCGTTTATTGATGGGAATGTCAATATATAAACCAGAGGTTTTTCCTGATGAAATAAAGGTCAAAGAGTGGAGGCCTTAG
- the mce gene encoding methylmalonyl-CoA epimerase, protein MKVKQIEHIGIAVKSLDETIPYYETLLGTKCYNIEEVAEQKVRTAFFKVGEVKIELLESTDPEGPIGKFVEKKGEGIHHIAYAVDNVNEALNEAEESGLRLIDKTSRKGAEGLDIGFLHPKSTHGVLTELCCEGDK, encoded by the coding sequence ATGAAAGTAAAGCAAATCGAGCACATTGGAATTGCTGTAAAAAGTCTAGATGAAACAATTCCTTACTATGAAACACTTTTAGGAACTAAGTGTTACAACATCGAAGAGGTAGCAGAGCAGAAAGTACGTACTGCATTCTTCAAAGTAGGTGAAGTTAAAATTGAATTACTTGAGTCGACAGATCCAGAAGGACCTATCGGTAAATTCGTAGAGAAAAAAGGTGAAGGCATACACCATATTGCTTATGCAGTAGACAATGTAAACGAAGCACTTAACGAAGCAGAAGAGAGTGGTCTTCGTCTAATCGACAAGACTTCTAGAAAAGGTGCAGAAGGTCTTGACATCGGATTCCTACATCCAAAGTCAACTCACGGAGTACTTACAGAGCTTTGTTGCGAGGGTGATAAATAA
- a CDS encoding acyl-CoA carboxylase subunit beta, protein MNNQDKIRKLIELRNEARMGGGEARINKQHEQGKMTARERIEMLVDEGSFEELDMFVTHRCTNFGMEKTKFKGDGVVIGHGTIDGRVIYVYAQDFTVFGGSLSETMANKICKVMDMAMKAGAPIIGINDSGGARIQEGVTALAGYAEIFERNILASGVVPQISAIFGPCAGGAVYSPALTDFIMMTEENSYMFVTGPKVVKTVTGETITVNDLGGANVHSSKSGVSHFKVESEEEGLMMIRKLISYLPQNNFEEAPITECSDPIDRLEDNLNDIIPANPNMPYDVKDIIYAIVDESEFLEIHRNYARNIVVGFSRLAGQSVGIIANQPNFLAGVLDCDASRKAARFIRFCDAFNIPLLTLVDVPGFLPGSGQEYAGIINHGAKLMFAYGEATVPKVTVTLRKSYGGAHCVMSSKQLRGDFNYAWPSAEIAVMGAKGAIEVLEGKNVRKIEDEQEKLDYVQKKTDEYEDAFANPYQAASYGYIDDVIEPRNTRFRIIRALQSLQTKKVTNPLKKHSNIPL, encoded by the coding sequence ATGAACAATCAAGATAAAATCAGAAAGTTAATTGAATTGCGCAATGAAGCACGTATGGGCGGAGGCGAAGCAAGAATTAACAAACAGCACGAACAAGGAAAGATGACTGCAAGAGAACGTATCGAAATGCTTGTCGACGAAGGAAGCTTCGAAGAGCTAGATATGTTTGTCACACACCGTTGTACTAATTTTGGAATGGAAAAGACCAAATTTAAGGGAGATGGTGTAGTCATTGGACATGGAACAATAGATGGTCGCGTAATTTATGTTTACGCACAAGACTTTACAGTCTTTGGTGGTTCTCTTTCAGAGACCATGGCAAATAAGATTTGTAAAGTGATGGATATGGCCATGAAAGCAGGAGCTCCTATCATCGGTATAAACGACTCGGGGGGAGCAAGGATTCAAGAAGGGGTTACCGCACTAGCTGGTTATGCCGAGATTTTTGAGCGTAACATTTTAGCTTCAGGGGTTGTTCCTCAGATCTCTGCCATTTTTGGACCATGTGCAGGAGGTGCAGTTTATTCCCCAGCGCTGACTGATTTTATCATGATGACAGAGGAGAACTCTTACATGTTTGTTACTGGTCCCAAGGTTGTAAAGACTGTGACGGGTGAAACCATTACAGTGAATGATTTAGGCGGGGCCAATGTACACTCTTCAAAGTCAGGTGTTTCACACTTTAAAGTGGAATCAGAAGAAGAGGGATTAATGATGATACGTAAATTGATCTCTTATCTTCCACAAAATAACTTTGAGGAGGCTCCAATAACAGAGTGTTCTGATCCTATAGACAGATTAGAAGATAACTTAAACGATATCATTCCTGCCAATCCAAATATGCCATATGATGTCAAAGATATCATTTATGCTATTGTGGATGAGAGCGAATTTTTAGAGATTCATCGCAATTATGCACGTAATATCGTCGTTGGATTCTCTCGTTTGGCAGGACAATCAGTTGGTATTATTGCCAACCAGCCTAACTTCTTGGCTGGAGTACTAGACTGTGATGCATCGCGTAAAGCAGCACGTTTTATTCGTTTCTGTGATGCATTTAATATCCCACTACTTACATTAGTAGATGTTCCTGGATTCCTACCTGGATCAGGTCAAGAGTATGCAGGTATCATCAATCATGGTGCTAAATTAATGTTTGCGTACGGTGAGGCTACTGTTCCTAAGGTAACAGTAACCCTTAGAAAGTCATATGGTGGAGCACATTGTGTGATGAGTAGCAAACAACTAAGAGGTGATTTCAACTATGCATGGCCATCGGCAGAGATTGCTGTGATGGGAGCTAAAGGTGCCATCGAGGTACTTGAAGGAAAGAATGTTCGTAAGATTGAAGATGAACAGGAGAAGTTGGATTATGTCCAAAAGAAAACAGATGAGTATGAAGATGCTTTTGCAAATCCATACCAAGCTGCATCTTATGGATATATAGATGATGTGATCGAGCCACGTAATACTCGTTTCCGCATTATCCGAGCTTTGCAAAGCTTACAAACAAAGAAGGTGACAAACCCTCTTAAAAAGCATAGTAATATTCCATTGTAA
- a CDS encoding OadG family protein — protein MNILSITSQTWIITLVGYFVVFLVLVTLIFIFGWLMPLILKKMKKKPKKKMVQSASGEATESTDCSDEDITAGESAAIAMALHLFLNSQHDEESNVITIKNIKRRYSPWNSKIHSMNNTLDRR, from the coding sequence ATGAACATACTTTCGATTACCTCACAAACATGGATCATTACATTGGTTGGTTATTTTGTAGTTTTCCTTGTTCTTGTAACACTTATCTTCATTTTTGGGTGGCTTATGCCTCTTATACTTAAAAAGATGAAGAAGAAACCTAAAAAGAAAATGGTTCAATCAGCATCTGGAGAAGCGACTGAATCTACTGATTGTAGTGATGAGGATATCACTGCAGGTGAATCTGCAGCCATTGCGATGGCTTTACATCTCTTCTTAAACAGTCAACATGACGAAGAGAGTAATGTCATTACCATCAAGAATATCAAACGAAGATATTCACCATGGAATTCCAAGATTCATAGTATGAATAACACGCTAGATAGAAGATAA
- a CDS encoding biotin/lipoyl-binding protein, giving the protein MRKFKFTINGSKYNVSIKDLEGNIANIEVNGTPYEVEIDQEVKVQKTPRLVRKSVVNTINDSAILKKNTTVSGYKVEAPLPGNIFKLKVKEGDNVKKGDVLIILEAMKMENNILSEKDGVVSKIHVNEGDAVLQNDVILEIQ; this is encoded by the coding sequence ATGAGAAAATTTAAATTTACCATCAACGGTAGTAAATATAACGTATCAATAAAAGATCTTGAAGGTAACATTGCCAATATTGAAGTCAATGGAACTCCTTACGAGGTAGAAATAGACCAAGAGGTAAAGGTGCAAAAAACACCTAGACTTGTTCGTAAGAGTGTTGTAAACACGATCAATGATAGTGCGATCCTAAAGAAGAACACAACTGTCTCAGGATATAAAGTAGAAGCTCCTCTACCTGGAAATATCTTTAAACTTAAGGTTAAAGAAGGAGATAATGTTAAAAAAGGGGATGTCTTAATTATCCTTGAGGCAATGAAGATGGAGAATAACATCCTATCGGAGAAAGATGGAGTAGTTAGCAAAATCCACGTCAATGAGGGAGATGCCGTACTTCAGAATGATGTAATTTTAGAGATCCAATAA
- a CDS encoding sodium ion-translocating decarboxylase subunit beta, whose product MKKILTIIGAVSIILTVQLCFGADGSAFQESTSGALEGLKTFYNFTGFANFDPLNLVMIIVGLFFLFLGIKYDFEPLLLVPIGTGIIIGNIPFLPGNNIGIYEDGSVLSYLYFGVKNGIYPPLIFLGIGAMTDFSSLISNPKLMLLGAAAQIGVFGTFLGAAALGFTAQESGAIAIIGGADGPTAIFLSAMLAPHMMGAIAIAAYSYMALVPVIQPPIMRLLIPKKERTIKMKPPRAISKTEKILFPIIGLIFTTFIAPSAIPLLGMLFFGNLLKESGVTERLADTARNSLINIVTILLGVTVGASTQAQYFLTTDSLKIFVLGAISFVIATAGGLLFARLMNLFLKGDNKINPLIGAAGVSAVPDSARVVQNEGLKSDPNNHLLMHAMAPNVAGVIGSAVAAGILLAFLK is encoded by the coding sequence ATGAAAAAAATTCTCACAATCATTGGTGCGGTGTCTATTATACTTACCGTACAATTATGTTTTGGTGCAGATGGAAGTGCTTTCCAAGAGAGTACTAGCGGTGCATTAGAAGGGTTAAAGACTTTCTACAATTTTACAGGCTTTGCCAACTTTGACCCATTGAATCTTGTGATGATCATTGTTGGACTTTTCTTCCTTTTCTTAGGAATAAAGTACGACTTCGAACCATTACTATTGGTTCCTATTGGAACAGGTATTATTATTGGTAATATCCCTTTCCTTCCAGGTAATAATATTGGTATTTATGAGGATGGTTCTGTTTTGAGCTATCTATATTTTGGAGTTAAGAACGGTATCTATCCACCTCTTATCTTTTTAGGTATTGGAGCGATGACAGATTTCTCTTCCTTAATTTCCAATCCGAAACTAATGTTATTAGGTGCAGCAGCACAAATTGGGGTATTTGGAACATTCTTAGGTGCAGCAGCATTAGGTTTCACAGCTCAAGAGAGTGGTGCTATTGCTATTATTGGTGGTGCTGATGGTCCTACAGCTATCTTCTTGTCAGCAATGCTGGCTCCACATATGATGGGTGCCATTGCTATTGCAGCATACTCGTATATGGCATTGGTTCCAGTGATTCAGCCGCCAATTATGCGTCTTCTAATACCTAAGAAAGAACGTACGATCAAGATGAAGCCACCAAGAGCCATCTCTAAAACAGAGAAGATCTTATTCCCTATCATTGGGCTTATCTTCACTACTTTTATTGCTCCATCAGCAATACCTCTTTTAGGAATGTTATTCTTTGGAAACCTTCTGAAAGAGTCAGGCGTAACAGAACGCTTGGCAGACACAGCACGTAACTCTCTAATTAATATTGTTACTATTCTTTTAGGAGTAACAGTTGGAGCCTCAACACAAGCACAATATTTCCTTACAACAGATTCATTAAAGATCTTTGTATTAGGAGCGATTTCATTTGTGATAGCAACAGCAGGAGGATTATTATTTGCACGTTTGATGAACCTATTCTTGAAAGGTGATAATAAGATCAATCCACTTATTGGAGCTGCAGGTGTTTCTGCCGTACCAGATAGTGCAAGGGTAGTACAAAACGAAGGTTTAAAATCAGATCCGAACAACCACCTGTTAATGCATGCAATGGCACCTAACGTAGCTGGTGTAATTGGTTCTGCAGTGGCTGCAGGTATCCTATTGGCATTCCTTAAGTAA
- a CDS encoding transposase codes for MVYLSGLKLYDPKTNQIEYLIIASFNRQERLFSDYKQRWQIETIFKALKPSGLNMENTHLKDLKRISKLLSMIMIAYIWSCLAGNDINEKHKNIQIKSHGRKAFSLFKYGLLRLASALFNNSSFEYDKIKKAKYFSLRLYFALIF; via the coding sequence TTGGTTTACCTTTCTGGTCTAAAACTGTATGACCCCAAAACGAACCAGATCGAATATCTCATCATTGCATCTTTCAATAGACAAGAACGTTTATTTTCAGATTACAAACAAAGATGGCAAATCGAAACAATATTCAAGGCATTAAAGCCTAGTGGTTTGAATATGGAAAACACACATCTTAAAGATTTGAAAAGAATCTCAAAATTACTCTCTATGATAATGATAGCTTATATATGGTCTTGTTTAGCTGGAAATGATATAAACGAGAAACATAAGAATATCCAAATTAAATCACATGGACGTAAAGCTTTTTCATTATTCAAATATGGTTTACTAAGACTTGCTTCAGCATTATTTAACAATAGTTCATTTGAATATGATAAAATAAAAAAAGCGAAATACTTCTCTTTGAGATTGTATTTCGCTTTAATATTTTAA
- a CDS encoding glycine betaine ABC transporter substrate-binding protein, which yields MKSIKKLSILVITGLILFVSCTSKKNNGTSDAKKEIVIGYVDGWAEGVAMTYITKEILTEQGYDVKMKNAAVDLIFASMSLGDIDVFMDVWMPVTHKEKIAKFKNKLEYISTTYDEAKLGLVVPAYVPVNSIEELNANRDKFEGKIIGIEKGAGLTAKTEKVIADYGLNFKQINSSSVAMFTEVKKAISKKEWIVFCGWAPHWMFGRFDLKFLEDPKKYYGEKEKVMTYGRKGFQKDNPELASFFKAFKLTNKQISDLMNDMEDGDNKTQVAKTWVKNHQELVKSWLKK from the coding sequence ATGAAAAGCATTAAAAAATTATCGATACTCGTAATAACGGGTTTAATACTTTTTGTCTCGTGTACAAGTAAAAAAAATAACGGAACATCAGATGCAAAAAAAGAGATCGTCATAGGTTATGTTGATGGTTGGGCTGAAGGTGTTGCAATGACATATATTACAAAAGAAATTCTTACAGAGCAAGGCTATGATGTCAAGATGAAAAATGCTGCTGTTGATCTAATATTTGCATCTATGTCGTTAGGTGATATTGATGTATTTATGGATGTTTGGATGCCAGTGACACACAAAGAAAAAATAGCAAAATTTAAAAATAAGCTGGAATATATTAGCACAACTTATGATGAAGCAAAACTTGGACTCGTAGTGCCGGCTTATGTTCCTGTGAATAGCATTGAAGAGTTAAATGCAAATAGAGATAAATTCGAAGGTAAGATTATCGGTATTGAAAAAGGTGCAGGTCTTACAGCAAAAACGGAGAAAGTAATTGCTGACTATGGGTTGAATTTTAAACAAATTAATTCATCATCTGTAGCAATGTTTACTGAAGTAAAAAAAGCGATTAGTAAAAAAGAGTGGATTGTCTTCTGTGGATGGGCACCTCATTGGATGTTTGGTCGTTTTGATCTTAAGTTCCTTGAAGATCCAAAGAAATATTATGGAGAAAAGGAGAAAGTAATGACATATGGTCGAAAAGGATTTCAAAAAGATAATCCTGAATTGGCAAGTTTCTTTAAGGCTTTTAAGTTGACTAATAAGCAAATATCTGATTTGATGAATGATATGGAAGATGGCGATAACAAAACTCAAGTAGCCAAAACTTGGGTGAAAAACCATCAAGAACTTGTGAAATCTTGGCTTAAAAAATAG
- a CDS encoding proline/glycine betaine ABC transporter permease: MEQRIFNIGSSVENAVMWLTEHFGSVFDVIKDNGNSLIEGFENLLLFFPFYVVIALFVAVAWYKGGKSVALITGLGFLFIYSMGFWTETMQTLALVLISTVVALIIAIPLGIISAKKSSVEKSVRPILDLMQTMPAFVYLIPAVLFFSIGKLPGAFATIIFAMPPAVRLTSLGIKEVSPEVVEAAKSFGATPMQVLMKVELPLAKNSLLAGVNQTIMMSLSMVVIAGMIAAGGLGEKVLEGINNLDIGLGFESGLAVVILAIILDRITQSFAASKKK, from the coding sequence ATGGAACAAAGAATTTTTAATATCGGATCAAGTGTTGAGAATGCTGTGATGTGGTTAACTGAACATTTTGGTTCTGTATTTGATGTAATTAAAGATAATGGAAATAGCCTTATTGAAGGTTTTGAGAATCTGCTTTTATTTTTTCCTTTTTATGTTGTTATTGCTCTTTTTGTTGCAGTTGCTTGGTATAAAGGAGGTAAGAGTGTAGCACTAATAACAGGTCTCGGATTTCTGTTTATATACAGTATGGGATTTTGGACTGAAACAATGCAGACTTTGGCTTTGGTGCTAATATCTACTGTTGTGGCATTGATAATAGCAATTCCACTAGGTATTATTAGTGCGAAAAAGAGTTCTGTAGAGAAGAGTGTAAGGCCTATATTAGATTTAATGCAAACCATGCCTGCTTTTGTCTATTTAATACCAGCAGTACTATTCTTTAGCATTGGGAAATTACCAGGTGCTTTCGCTACCATTATATTTGCTATGCCACCAGCTGTTCGTCTAACTTCTTTAGGTATAAAAGAGGTTTCACCAGAAGTCGTTGAGGCCGCTAAATCTTTTGGTGCTACACCAATGCAAGTATTAATGAAAGTAGAGCTGCCATTAGCCAAGAACTCACTACTTGCTGGAGTGAATCAAACTATTATGATGTCGCTATCTATGGTCGTAATTGCAGGTATGATTGCTGCTGGCGGCTTAGGAGAGAAAGTTCTTGAAGGAATTAATAATCTAGATATTGGCTTAGGATTTGAAAGTGGTTTAGCAGTTGTAATCCTTGCTATAATACTTGATCGTATCACACAATCTTTTGCTGCTTCTAAAAAGAAATAA
- a CDS encoding glycine betaine/L-proline ABC transporter ATP-binding protein — translation MPESNIKIEVKDLNLIFGKNKKEALALLKKGITKSEILKKTGATIGVNNASLEIYEGEIFVIMGLSGSGKSSLLRCLNLLNIPTSGDVIFHGDSITKMNQQDLREVRRKGMTMVFQKFGLLPHRSVVDNVAFGLELQGIKKEERLKIAHDAIINVGLQGFEDKLPSELSGGMQQRVGLARALANDPEILLMDEAFSALDPLIKSEMQNELLDLQDKLKKTIVFITHDLDEAIKLGDRIAIMKDGVIEQVGTAEDILTSPATPYVEAFVEKVDRKCVISAETLMFKNNDVAQLKKDGPQSLIHKMRQKGLSALPVVDEKLQFVGFIRLRNVIRALKDSNLSLTSFIESNVASVYPHFTVEEMLPLIADTHFPLPVVDEANGKLLGIVTQTSLIIESTKYNSKEIEILQEEAQEI, via the coding sequence ATGCCAGAATCTAATATTAAGATAGAAGTAAAAGACCTAAATCTAATATTTGGAAAGAATAAAAAAGAAGCATTAGCACTACTTAAAAAGGGTATTACAAAAAGTGAAATTCTGAAGAAAACAGGTGCAACTATCGGTGTTAATAATGCATCACTTGAGATTTATGAAGGAGAGATATTTGTTATTATGGGACTCTCTGGAAGTGGAAAATCTTCATTACTTAGATGTTTGAATTTGCTTAATATCCCAACATCTGGAGATGTTATATTTCATGGAGATTCTATTACTAAGATGAATCAACAAGATTTGAGAGAAGTTCGAAGAAAAGGAATGACAATGGTATTCCAGAAATTTGGATTGTTACCTCATCGATCGGTTGTTGATAATGTTGCGTTTGGACTAGAACTCCAAGGTATAAAAAAAGAAGAACGATTAAAAATAGCTCATGATGCAATTATAAATGTTGGATTGCAGGGCTTCGAAGATAAGCTACCATCTGAATTATCAGGAGGAATGCAACAACGAGTTGGACTAGCTCGAGCTTTGGCCAATGATCCTGAAATTCTTCTGATGGATGAGGCATTCTCTGCATTAGATCCTTTAATTAAATCAGAGATGCAGAATGAGTTATTGGACCTTCAAGATAAATTGAAGAAGACGATTGTGTTTATTACGCACGATTTGGATGAGGCCATAAAGCTTGGTGATCGCATTGCCATTATGAAAGATGGTGTCATTGAGCAAGTAGGAACTGCTGAAGATATTTTGACTTCACCAGCAACACCATATGTGGAAGCTTTTGTGGAAAAAGTAGATCGTAAATGTGTTATCTCCGCTGAAACGCTCATGTTTAAAAATAATGATGTAGCTCAGTTAAAGAAGGATGGCCCGCAAAGTCTAATTCATAAGATGCGTCAAAAAGGACTTTCAGCACTACCTGTAGTGGATGAAAAGCTACAGTTCGTTGGGTTTATTCGATTAAGAAATGTGATACGAGCTTTAAAAGATAGCAACTTATCATTAACCAGTTTTATCGAATCTAACGTGGCAAGTGTTTATCCTCATTTTACTGTAGAGGAGATGTTACCTCTTATTGCTGATACACATTTTCCTTTACCTGTAGTTGATGAAGCGAACGGTAAATTATTAGGAATTGTTACCCAGACATCATTAATCATCGAATCTACAAAATACAACTCTAAAGAGATCGAAATCCTTCAGGAAGAAGCTCAAGAAATATAA
- the selD gene encoding selenide, water dikinase SelD codes for MECVKLTQYSHGAGCGCKIAPKVLKEILDQVPTSHLDPKLLVGNGTLDDAAVYEIDDDNVIISTTDFFMPIVDDPEDFGAIASVNAISDIYAMGGKPLMALAILCWPTKQLDTSVAAKVMNGARKACKEAGITIAGGHSIDGPEPIFGLAVTGIAKKNMIKKNASGQVGCNLYLSKPLGVGILSTAQKKGLLDEEDRLKARNSMITLNKIGAELGTLEGVTAMTDVTGFGLLGHLKELCEGSGMSSEISMSKVPLIDGLQKYIDLKTFPGGTHRNFDSYGDKISPLTEEQKSVLCDPQTSGGLLVAVRPDQEEQFFEVAKRYGWDPICFGQTIPTSEYVVHVKE; via the coding sequence ATGGAGTGTGTTAAGTTAACCCAATATTCACATGGTGCTGGGTGTGGATGCAAAATTGCACCAAAGGTGTTAAAAGAGATTTTAGATCAAGTTCCAACCTCTCATCTTGATCCTAAGCTATTAGTTGGAAATGGTACTTTAGATGATGCTGCGGTATATGAAATAGATGATGATAATGTTATTATCTCTACGACAGATTTCTTTATGCCAATAGTGGATGATCCGGAGGATTTTGGAGCCATTGCCTCTGTCAATGCCATTAGCGATATCTATGCGATGGGTGGCAAGCCTTTGATGGCGTTAGCAATCCTTTGTTGGCCAACCAAACAGTTGGATACATCTGTGGCCGCAAAAGTAATGAATGGTGCTAGAAAAGCTTGTAAAGAAGCAGGAATTACAATTGCTGGAGGACATAGTATTGATGGTCCTGAACCAATATTTGGTTTGGCTGTAACGGGAATAGCAAAGAAGAATATGATAAAAAAGAATGCTTCTGGCCAAGTTGGATGCAATCTATATTTATCAAAGCCTCTTGGTGTTGGGATTTTAAGTACTGCTCAAAAAAAGGGCCTACTTGATGAAGAGGATCGACTCAAAGCGAGAAATTCAATGATCACATTAAATAAGATTGGTGCTGAATTAGGGACATTAGAGGGCGTAACGGCAATGACTGATGTTACAGGTTTCGGTCTTTTAGGGCATTTGAAAGAGTTGTGTGAGGGCTCTGGTATGAGTTCTGAGATTAGTATGTCGAAGGTGCCATTAATTGATGGTTTGCAGAAGTATATTGATCTTAAAACTTTTCCTGGTGGGACACACCGTAATTTTGATAGTTATGGGGATAAGATATCTCCTCTAACTGAAGAGCAGAAAAGTGTTCTTTGTGATCCCCAAACAAGTGGAGGATTATTGGTTGCTGTAAGACCTGACCAGGAGGAGCAATTCTTCGAAGTCGCAAAGAGATATGGATGGGATCCAATATGTTTTGGACAAACAATCCCTACCTCTGAATATGTGGTTCACGTAAAGGAGTAA